ATATACTGATGACATGCATAGTGTTTGCCTTACAGTCTATTACAAAATGATAGAAGGTAAATAGAAGTCTGAGGACATGTCATTTTGTCAGGCTACACTGCCTATGAGGATGGATGCCACTTGGCCCTGTCTCACCCTATCCCACCTAGGAGAACCTCTGGGAGTTCAAAGGTGGACTAGAAGCCAGGAAAGCACAGTGGGAGTGATGCCATTTGGTGCAGGGCTCAGGGTCCATGGACCTTTGACACATCTGTTCACTTTGGAGGGTCGCTGCCGTCTGCTACTGCAGCCGAGAGATGATGGCTTCTCCATTCCAGTTTTCAGTTTCTCCCCCCACTGAAGTGCTGCTGCTGCGCCACGCTTGAAAAGTCAGAGTAAACAGTCAGGACATGAAGAGGATTTGGCTAAAGTCTGAAGGGTGCTACATTTGGCAAtattaatctttttttccttttcttttttacaaaaaaaattattgactCTTAAATTCCTCTGAGACAAAATAATGGGATTCCCCCCCTTTCATTTCTATGGCATCACTATGAGAAACAAAACTATCAGTATCAACAGATCTGTAACAAGGTATTTCACTCAGCAGCAAGGAGGTCGCAGCACATCTAAAATAATATTAGTTAAAGCTTACAGCTAgtcattttcctttttgcatttcaTGTTGTCTATAGTCATTTGTTCTCACTATATTGTTAAGCAGCTCCAGTTTCTGCATTAATGGCCCCCAAGCAAGTTAGATAAGAAGCTGGAGAACTTCTTTTCTTGTGGTTCAGCCTCTTGGCCTTTTGTCAGGCCCAGTTCACTTCCGATCTGCTCCAGCTCCGACTGGTCCAGCAGTTCAAAGTCATCCCCTTCCTCAGAGTCTGTCTCTTCGTTTAAGCTTGGGCCTGCTTGGATGGATCGCAACTGGTCTCTGACAGCTGCTGTCACGGCAGAGGTCACGACGTCGGTGGCCATGGCCTGTACTAAGTGGAAGGCCTGGTTATTGAGCAGAGGTAAGGAGAGGCCTGCTGCCGAGAGCCCCTCCTTCTCTTGCCTGGTACGCTGGGAAGGCAGGGCAGGGTGGTGGTCCTTCTTCCCCCCTCGCTGCAGGGGCATGCCAAGGCtggagtcctcctcctcctcgttcgtTCTTGCGCCATTTTCCACAGATGGGAACTCCGAAAGCTCTTTTGCAAACACTTCCTCATGGTCACTTGTCCGATCAAACTCTATCCAGGAATCAACAGAAAAGGCAGTTACGGAAGAGGAATCCACTGTGTTCCTACAGGAGGGCACTGAACCTTTGGACAAATGAGTACGGGAGCGGAGAAACTCCTCATGCCCATCCCATGACTTATTTTAAACACCGAAGTTAAATGCATGCATGTAGCATAACATTTTATAAAAGTATAAACACTGAACTGTGGGTTACATGACACACCCccaaatgtattttaaacagTGGATCATGCAGCAAGTTTCTATTAACAGAAGTGGGGGTGACTTTTGCCAGTTCCTTCCTCCAGACCACCCTCACCCACGCAGTTCTGGGGAGGAGGCCGCAGGAGCACCACAGGGTCGGGCTCTCATTACATTTATAGGCTACCCTTCCCCTTAACGGAGAGACAAGGAAATCCAGTCCCACTGGTGAAAATCCCTTGTGGGATCCAAAGCAAAGAGAACTGAGTTAGACTGCAGAAGCCTGACATGTAcaactctccctccccccaatacgTGGAAAGACTCATAGGAATCATCACATACCATCAGAGGTATCTGTCTGTGGAGTGTTTCCCTCAGATAGATTGAAAGTTCCATTATCAGTCCAAGAGACCTCCGATACATCCGTGTCTGAGATGGACATCTCTCTGGCAACAACTGCAGGGCTAACCTGTATTTTGAAAAACCAAACCATCAAATGTAGCTGATTGCTTGCTAAGCTGAAAGCTTACTCACTGTATACCCAGGATACTACATGAAATAAATTACTATGTGAAATTAAACATCTTGTAGTAATCCAAAACCACATGTTAAGGTTGGTGTAACAGCAGTACCTTTGCCACCTAAGTATATTAAGCATGCCCCCGCCTGCTGGTACAGATCTAATATTTACacgttcatatatatatatatatatatatatatatatatatatatatatatatatatatatatatatatatatatatatatatatatatatatatatatatatagatatatatatatatatatatatatatatatatatatatatatatatatatatatatatatatatatatatatatagatatagatatagatatagatatagatatagatatagatatagatatagatatagatatatagatatatagatatatagatatagatatagatatagatatagatatagatatagatatatagatatagatatatatagatatatagatatatagatatatagatatagatagatagatagatagatagatagatatagatatagatatagatatatagatatatatagatatatagatatagatatatagatatatagatatatatatataaatggaaccatgtgtttgttgcttcgagaataaccctgcacctgctggcccaaaagctctgaaaatttcacagacacttacacattcccctgactgtgttcttacgtacctcccactgtcagacaacacacctgagccaggtaacacatctttttcctggcgcaccaggccatgaagctgcctgtgtgtaactgtcaccctttgaATATTCgagcccttagaatgttcgctcagatggccagaaatgagcagtgaaaacagtacataggcaataactcgagtggaagtgaaacacattcacacgttgccatgtgagacgtcaggtgggatcccccccctcacacgcaggtacctttcactctctttgcctcacccactgcctcacccactgcctcacccactgctaccacccaacacacctactctcatacacaccTACTCTCACACCTACtctcagcggagggagagggataGGACgaaggggaaggcatgcaagggaagagaagtgagggaggggacagagagttaggggtggcaggcaagggagaggagggagcgggcccagcatctggatatgacccacccaccctagcagagggagacggaagggaggggtggcatgcaaagaaagagagggtgggagagggaagggatggagggggaggcatccaagggaacagaagttagggaggggagagagtgaggggtggcatgcaagggaggggaggcagggggcacagcatctggatatgacccacccactctaccgaagggaaaggggagggaggtagggggaggggtaccatgcaagggaagagaagtgagggaggatgcggtcacacacatcaacgctgtcagactctcgaacgtggaaataacagagaccgtaggaaagtcctaaagcagtttatttcttacaaCGCGTAGAGCaacaatagaaagctggatctaagctagagagctcagatccaggaactatatccttcaacccccccattttgccccacaccaaatgtcccttacagtttctacaacatttgcactacagagcttcaaagaatctgggaaccgttcacaccttcttgcagatgagctggcgccaggaggttgccaggaaggaaagagggaaacaggaagcatttacaggaaaacatttgcaattcttacacagcaagacatctaggcactgacaggcttggtcctgacattccgccccctaAGACCTCCTCCCCTCCTGGGCGATTGGGGTAGGCCTGGTGAAACGCCTTCACCAAGCGAGGGGCTTGAACATGTTCAGAATCGACCCACTCATTGTCCCCAGCCGGGAAATGAGTCCATGtgatcaaatactgtagccggcCACGGTGCACCCGAGAGTCCAAGACTTCCTCCACCTCGTGGTGAGGCTCCCCCCTCACTGTTACCGGGGCCTGTGCCGCCGGACGAGGGTGCCAGTCATCCGGGGGAggtgccttcttgaggaggctgcaacgGAAAACAGAATGTACAGGCTTCAAGTTTTTTGGCAACCATAATTCggctgtcacatcattaatcactctgagtACCTGAAAAGGGCCTATGTACTTCCCCCCCAGTTTCCTACACCCTTGCAGCCCCCGCATGTTCTTGGTGGATAAGTACATCTAATCCCCCACCGTAAGAGTAACTGGGTGCCGCTTCTTGTCGGCCTGCCGCTTGTACCCCTGCTTCGCCCTCTCCAGGGCTAGCTGCATCGGCCCCCACGCTTGCcggatggactgcacccattcctgaagtTCCACGGGCCCCTGCTGAATCTCCCCCAGGAATGGAAACGGCTTAGCTGATTGTCCCGAAACgacctcaaaggggtttttcctCGTGCTGCTATGCACCTCATAATCATAGGCGAATTCAGCAAAAGGGAGCAGGTCGACCCAATTGTCCTGCTAAAAGTTAATGTAACACCGTAGATACTGTTCAAGAGTCGCGTTCCGAGGCAGCTCTGGCTTCGACCATCAGGACCCGCGTGGAAACACTGGACGAAAAGAGCTTGTTCCGTACTCCAGCAGCTTCAGAAAAGTGCTGCCAGAACTGCGAAATAAAGACACTGCCTCGCCCAGCCCGGTCTGATACTATCTTTATCAGGAGCGAAGCGTGGAGCCGGTAGAGCATAATGAGTTATGGCAAACAAAGCCGGAGCTCAAACTTGCTCCCCATCGGCAGCGAGGCGCAAGAGACAAAGTgcacctgctttgaaaacaagtccacaaccatccagatcaccgacttccctctgctggatggGAGATCGGTGATAAAATCCATAGAAACCACCTTCCAGGGCGCGGGGGACAccggcaggggctggaggagactGGACACCTTCCATTGCGCCCTTTTGGCCATTGCACACGTAGGGCAACCTTTCACATAAGCCTCGACATCCCCCCTCAACattttccaccaaaattgtctacGGGTCAaatgcaacattttcacaaacccaaagtgacctgcCAATTTTACATCGTGGGAGCCCTGTAACGCAAGGAGGCGCGCTGTCAGAGGCACATACAGTTGattcccccttccaccagaactccccctGCTTTTCCAGCAGGTCATCACCTTCATCCCACAGAACTTCAAGGGCCCCTGCCCCCGTAGGGCCTCCTCCAGCGAGGCGGGAACAGCCGGGGGGCTGGAGCGCTGCGCCGCCCGACTATGAGTGATGACCGTCAAGCCCAGCTGAGAGGGAGGAAACACTGTCCTGACCGGAGCGAGGTCCCCCGGGGAAGGATCTGGAAAACACTGTCCCGACCGGAGCGAGGTCCCCCGGGGAAGGATCTGGAAAACACTGTCCCGACCGGAGCGAGGTCCCCCGGGGAAGGATCTGGCAACcgagacaaagcatcagccaggcaattggccttcccggggaggaaatgcagagtgaAATTGAAACgggagaagaagtcagcccaaTGAAGTTGCTTGGCGGACAACTTCCACGGGGCATGGAGCACCGCCAAGTTCcgatggtcagtccacacctcgaaagggagggccgctccctccagccagtgacaGCAAGCAGTCAAAGCACATTTGATCGCTCCCGTCTCCTTGTCACCAACCGTCCAGTGACGCTCAGCCCCCGAAAACTTGCGGGAAAGATAGGCGcagggatacaacctcccatctTCCCCTTTCTGCAGTAGGGCTGCGTCCATAGCTTTGTCTGAAGGGTCAACGTGAACAACAAAGGGTGTAGAGGGGTTGCCATGGCGTAAGAGGGGCTACGACATGAAGGCACGTTTCAGCGCCCGGAACACTACCTCGCAGTCCAGCGACCACGGCAGAGGAGCCGAAGGCCTCATCGCCACTGGTCCCTTTTCCTTCGTGCCTAGCAAATCGGTGAGAGGGAGTGCTAGCCGGGCAAAGTCCGGTATAAAATCCTGATAGAAGTTGGCGAAGCCCAGGAATGACTGCAACTGGCACCTGgtgcggggctcctgccactgcagcTCATCTCAAACCTTACccgggtccatctccaacccccggctggagatccggtaacccagaaaATCTAGctgctccttatgaaagtcacatttagaAAGCTTCACGAACAGGTCATTGTTGAGGAGCCGCTGTAGCACAGCCCGTACGGT
The window above is part of the Sphaerodactylus townsendi isolate TG3544 linkage group LG09, MPM_Stown_v2.3, whole genome shotgun sequence genome. Proteins encoded here:
- the RETREG1 gene encoding reticulophagy regulator 1 isoform X5, with protein sequence MSEGEDCEQNESWEVVDSRSEYRLRLSQSVEGRLMSFLLFLHEMAHFKEQNPGKFCLLVCSVCTFFTIVGSYIPGVVLSYFLLLGAFLCPLFARNEFGQKVYSNLKSVLLKLDLGIGDYINQKLKERAEMIKTKLIEDDSELDISSLCPQVSPAVVAREMSISDTDVSEVSWTDNGTFNLSEGNTPQTDTSDEFDRTSDHEEVFAKELSEFPSVENGARTNEEEEDSSLGMPLQRGGKKDHHPALPSQRTRQEKEGLSAAGLSLPLLNNQAFHLVQAMATDVVTSAVTAAVRDQLRSIQAGPSLNEETDSEEGDDFELLDQSELEQIGSELGLTKGQEAEPQEKKFSSFLSNLLGGH
- the RETREG1 gene encoding reticulophagy regulator 1 isoform X3; the protein is MEAEAARGRRRRRLRSLGGFLCANALFCWEVVDSRSEYRLRLSQSVEGRLMSFLLFLHEMAHFKEQNPGKFCLLVCSVCTFFTIVGSYIPGVVLSYFLLLGAFLCPLFARNEFGQKVYSNLKSVLLKLDLGIGDYINQKLKERAEMIKTKLIEDDSELDISSLCPQVSPAVVAREMSISDTDVSEVSWTDNGTFNLSEGNTPQTDTSDEFDRTSDHEEVFAKELSEFPSVENGARTNEEEEDSSLGMPLQRGGKKDHHPALPSQRTRQEKEGLSAAGLSLPLLNNQAFHLVQAMATDVVTSAVTAAVRDQLRSIQAGPSLNEETDSEEGDDFELLDQSELEQIGSELGLTKGQEAEPQEKKFSSFLSNLLGGH
- the RETREG1 gene encoding reticulophagy regulator 1 isoform X4, which translates into the protein MQIMRDLVLSRGRGTQLWRSFTDSWEVVDSRSEYRLRLSQSVEGRLMSFLLFLHEMAHFKEQNPGKFCLLVCSVCTFFTIVGSYIPGVVLSYFLLLGAFLCPLFARNEFGQKVYSNLKSVLLKLDLGIGDYINQKLKERAEMIKTKLIEDDSELDISSLCPQVSPAVVAREMSISDTDVSEVSWTDNGTFNLSEGNTPQTDTSDEFDRTSDHEEVFAKELSEFPSVENGARTNEEEEDSSLGMPLQRGGKKDHHPALPSQRTRQEKEGLSAAGLSLPLLNNQAFHLVQAMATDVVTSAVTAAVRDQLRSIQAGPSLNEETDSEEGDDFELLDQSELEQIGSELGLTKGQEAEPQEKKFSSFLSNLLGGH
- the RETREG1 gene encoding reticulophagy regulator 1 isoform X2, with the translated sequence MVPCIDSLETVSPGFTHTPCSRHNADNEGPGAVQRESWEVVDSRSEYRLRLSQSVEGRLMSFLLFLHEMAHFKEQNPGKFCLLVCSVCTFFTIVGSYIPGVVLSYFLLLGAFLCPLFARNEFGQKVYSNLKSVLLKLDLGIGDYINQKLKERAEMIKTKLIEDDSELDISSLCPQVSPAVVAREMSISDTDVSEVSWTDNGTFNLSEGNTPQTDTSDEFDRTSDHEEVFAKELSEFPSVENGARTNEEEEDSSLGMPLQRGGKKDHHPALPSQRTRQEKEGLSAAGLSLPLLNNQAFHLVQAMATDVVTSAVTAAVRDQLRSIQAGPSLNEETDSEEGDDFELLDQSELEQIGSELGLTKGQEAEPQEKKFSSFLSNLLGGH